In the genome of Telluria beijingensis, one region contains:
- a CDS encoding helix-turn-helix domain-containing protein, producing MDIAEVAKRTGVPASTLRYYDKRGLIASSGRQGLRRTFAPEVLDRLALIALGQAAGLSLDEIQAMFGAGAEPAIDRRLLAAKADEIDALVLRLTAMSKGLRHAAACPAPRHMECPTFKRLLASAGSGALGRQHRLTTSLPRRRESKSA from the coding sequence GTGGATATTGCCGAGGTCGCAAAGCGGACGGGAGTGCCGGCGTCGACGCTGCGCTATTACGACAAACGGGGATTGATCGCCTCGAGCGGGCGGCAGGGCTTGCGGCGCACCTTCGCGCCCGAGGTGCTGGACCGGCTGGCGCTGATCGCGCTGGGACAGGCGGCGGGCCTGTCGCTGGACGAGATACAGGCGATGTTCGGGGCCGGCGCGGAACCGGCGATCGATCGCCGCCTGCTGGCGGCGAAGGCCGACGAGATCGATGCCCTGGTGCTGCGGCTGACGGCGATGAGCAAGGGACTGCGGCATGCGGCGGCGTGCCCGGCGCCGAGGCATATGGAGTGCCCGACCTTCAAGCGCTTGCTGGCATCGGCGGGATCGGGGGCATTGGGGCGGCAGCATCGGCTCACCACGTCACTGCCTCGAAGGCGGGAGTCGAAGTCGGCATGA
- a CDS encoding Hsp20 family protein, translating into MRTFDLTPLYRSAIGFDRLASLLEQRAEAQPSYPPYNIELVSEDQYRIVMALAGFSRDEVEIVTERDSLHVTGRKQKDDVQRTFLHRGIAARDFEQRFQLANHVKVTTASFDNGMLTIELVREVPEALKPRKIAIGDANGTIEGGNVKTLEQREAA; encoded by the coding sequence ATGCGTACTTTCGACCTGACTCCCCTGTACCGTTCCGCCATCGGTTTCGATCGCCTGGCCAGCCTGCTCGAGCAACGCGCCGAAGCGCAGCCGAGCTACCCGCCGTACAACATCGAACTGGTGAGCGAAGACCAGTACCGCATCGTGATGGCGCTTGCCGGTTTCTCGCGCGACGAAGTCGAGATCGTCACCGAGCGTGACAGCCTGCACGTCACCGGCCGCAAGCAGAAGGACGACGTCCAGCGCACCTTCCTGCACCGCGGTATCGCCGCCCGCGATTTCGAGCAGCGCTTCCAGCTGGCCAACCACGTGAAGGTCACCACCGCCTCGTTCGACAACGGCATGCTCACCATCGAACTGGTGCGCGAAGTGCCCGAAGCCCTCAAGCCGCGCAAGATCGCCATCGGCGACGCGAACGGCACTATCGAGGGTGGCAACGTCAAGACCCTGGAACAGCGCGAAGCCGCTTGA
- a CDS encoding AAA family ATPase — MNKFAAKPYLQRVWPDFGNEVDFDAFPFNIPAVRELQTIEFHADVTFFVGENGSGKSTILEAIALALGFGVEGGTLSVQLLNTLGERSPLARHVRMSRSVRRPRDSYFMRAESFYNVATYMDQQIGSASYGGNLHARSHGEAFMSVLLNKFKGNGLYLLDEPEAALSPNRQLAALRAIHQLVEDGSQFIIVTHSPILLAYPGAKILAFDASGIAEMAYEDTEHYAVTRDFLNHYPRRLEQLLAPD, encoded by the coding sequence ATGAACAAGTTTGCCGCCAAGCCCTATCTGCAGCGCGTCTGGCCCGACTTCGGCAACGAGGTCGATTTCGACGCCTTCCCGTTCAACATCCCGGCCGTGCGCGAACTGCAAACGATCGAGTTCCATGCCGACGTGACGTTCTTCGTCGGCGAGAACGGCAGCGGCAAGTCGACGATCCTGGAGGCGATCGCGCTGGCGCTGGGCTTCGGGGTCGAGGGCGGCACCTTGTCCGTACAGCTCCTCAATACACTGGGAGAGCGGTCGCCGCTGGCCAGGCATGTGCGCATGTCGCGTAGCGTGCGGCGGCCCAGGGACAGTTATTTCATGCGCGCCGAGAGCTTCTACAACGTCGCGACCTATATGGACCAGCAGATCGGCTCTGCCAGCTATGGCGGCAACCTGCATGCGCGCTCGCACGGCGAGGCCTTCATGAGCGTCCTGCTCAACAAATTCAAGGGCAATGGCCTGTACCTGCTGGACGAGCCCGAGGCGGCGCTGTCTCCCAACCGCCAGCTGGCGGCCCTGCGCGCGATCCACCAGCTGGTCGAGGATGGCTCGCAGTTCATCATCGTGACCCACTCGCCGATCCTGCTGGCCTATCCGGGTGCGAAGATACTCGCCTTCGACGCTTCCGGCATCGCCGAGATGGCCTACGAGGACACCGAGCACTATGCGGTCACGCGCGATTTCCTGAACCACTATCCGCGCCGGCTCGAGCAGTTGCTGGCGCCTGACTAA
- a CDS encoding response regulator: MRLLLVEDDTMIGEVVLDLLRAEHYAVDWVKDGEMADTALLQNQNYDLVLLDLGLPRKDGLEVLRSMRSRKDRTPVLVATARDSVQQRIAGLDAGADDYVLKPYDLDELLARIRALLRRAAGRAEPIFEYRNIAINPATREVLVDGTGVSLSAREWAVLEALVARPGAVLSRAQLEEKLYSWRDEVSSNAVEVYIHGLRKKLGSDLIQNVRGVGYMVPKA; the protein is encoded by the coding sequence ATGCGGCTACTGCTGGTAGAAGACGATACGATGATCGGCGAAGTGGTGCTCGACCTGCTCAGGGCCGAGCACTACGCCGTCGACTGGGTCAAGGACGGCGAGATGGCCGACACGGCCCTGCTGCAGAACCAGAACTACGACCTGGTGCTGCTCGACCTGGGGCTGCCGCGCAAGGACGGCCTCGAAGTGCTGCGCTCGATGCGCTCGCGAAAAGACCGCACGCCGGTCCTGGTCGCCACCGCGCGCGACTCGGTCCAGCAGCGCATCGCCGGCCTGGACGCCGGCGCCGACGACTACGTGCTCAAGCCCTACGACCTCGACGAGCTGCTGGCGCGCATCCGCGCACTGCTGCGCCGCGCCGCCGGGCGCGCCGAGCCGATCTTCGAATACCGCAACATCGCCATCAATCCCGCCACCCGCGAAGTGCTGGTCGACGGCACCGGGGTGTCGCTGTCGGCGCGCGAATGGGCGGTGCTCGAAGCCCTGGTGGCGCGCCCCGGCGCAGTGCTGTCGCGGGCGCAGCTGGAAGAAAAACTGTACAGCTGGCGCGACGAAGTCTCGAGCAACGCGGTCGAAGTCTATATCCACGGCCTGCGCAAGAAACTGGGCAGTGACCTGATCCAGAACGTGCGCGGCGTCGGCTATATGGTGCCCAAGGCATGA
- a CDS encoding M61 family metallopeptidase gives MTAFRFLARAARPASALALALAFALPAVAQVPAVGNDPYPGTIALHVDASNLSQQIFSMRLSMPVQAGPMTLLYPQWAPGNHGPNIPLTQLAGLKFSAGGKPVEWTRDPVHVHAFHVTVPEGATTLVAEYQFLSPLDTSQGRITMTDDILGVQWQSVALYPAGYHARRITVQPTLTLPAGWQFASALAVEGRNGDEVRFKPHDLDTLVDSPLFAGRYFRRIDLAPGAKNPVMLNVVADNPENLEAKPEQIALHRAMVDQAIRLFGSRHYQQYDFLFAISDEFGGIGREHQQSSENGVRLGYFTDWGRNEAGRELLPHEFVHSWNGKFRRPAGQDVANFNTPLQNELLWVYEGQTQFWGKVLAARSGLVSQAHAREALAIDAARYDNTQGRDWRAMQDTVNDPIINGRKPIGWGNWQRSEDYYTEGMLVWLDVDTRIRELSGDKRSLEDFARAFFGIQDGSIDTVYYTFDDVVAALTKVQKFDWAPFLRARLDGHGPGAPLDGLQRAGWKLAYGDTPGNAIRAAEERTRSTDFTYSLGFSVRSDGSVTGVVWDGVGFRAGLAANTTIVAVNNRVYKGDVLKAAVRANKDGKAPIELLVRKGNNLRTITLDYRDGLRYPKLERIAGTKDRLDALFKAVK, from the coding sequence ATGACCGCATTCCGCTTTCTCGCCCGCGCCGCCCGCCCGGCCAGCGCCCTCGCCCTGGCTCTCGCATTTGCCCTGCCGGCAGTTGCCCAGGTCCCAGCCGTCGGCAACGACCCGTATCCCGGCACGATCGCCCTGCACGTCGACGCCAGCAACCTGTCGCAGCAGATCTTCAGCATGCGCTTGTCGATGCCGGTGCAAGCGGGCCCCATGACGCTGCTGTATCCGCAGTGGGCGCCGGGTAACCACGGCCCCAATATTCCGCTGACCCAGCTGGCCGGCCTGAAGTTCAGCGCGGGCGGCAAGCCGGTCGAGTGGACGCGCGACCCGGTCCACGTCCACGCCTTCCACGTGACGGTGCCGGAAGGCGCCACCACCCTGGTGGCCGAATACCAGTTCCTGTCGCCGCTGGACACCAGCCAGGGCCGCATCACCATGACCGACGACATCCTGGGCGTGCAGTGGCAATCGGTGGCGCTGTACCCGGCCGGCTACCACGCGCGCCGCATCACGGTGCAGCCGACCCTGACGCTGCCGGCCGGCTGGCAGTTCGCCAGCGCGCTGGCGGTCGAGGGCCGCAACGGCGACGAGGTGCGCTTCAAGCCGCACGACCTCGACACCCTGGTCGATTCGCCGCTATTTGCCGGCCGTTATTTCAGGCGCATCGACCTGGCGCCCGGCGCGAAGAACCCGGTGATGCTGAACGTGGTGGCCGACAATCCCGAGAACCTCGAGGCCAAGCCCGAGCAGATCGCGCTGCACCGCGCGATGGTCGACCAGGCCATCAGGCTTTTCGGTTCGCGCCACTACCAGCAGTACGATTTCCTGTTCGCGATCTCGGACGAATTCGGCGGCATCGGCCGCGAGCACCAGCAGTCGAGCGAGAACGGCGTGCGGCTCGGCTACTTCACCGACTGGGGCCGCAACGAGGCCGGCCGCGAGCTGCTGCCGCATGAATTCGTGCACTCCTGGAACGGCAAGTTCCGCCGCCCGGCCGGCCAGGACGTGGCCAACTTCAACACCCCGCTGCAGAACGAGCTGCTGTGGGTGTACGAGGGCCAGACCCAGTTCTGGGGCAAGGTGCTGGCCGCGCGTTCCGGCCTGGTGTCGCAGGCGCATGCGCGCGAGGCGCTGGCGATCGACGCAGCGCGCTACGACAACACGCAGGGCCGCGACTGGCGCGCGATGCAGGACACGGTCAACGACCCGATCATCAACGGCCGCAAGCCGATCGGCTGGGGTAACTGGCAGCGCAGCGAGGACTACTACACCGAGGGCATGCTGGTCTGGCTCGACGTCGACACCAGGATCCGCGAACTCTCGGGCGACAAGCGCAGCCTGGAAGATTTCGCGCGCGCCTTCTTCGGCATCCAGGACGGCAGCATCGACACGGTGTACTACACCTTCGACGACGTGGTGGCCGCCTTGACCAAGGTGCAGAAATTCGACTGGGCGCCGTTCCTGCGCGCGCGCCTGGACGGCCACGGCCCGGGCGCCCCGCTCGACGGCTTGCAGCGCGCCGGCTGGAAGCTGGCCTACGGCGACACGCCCGGCAACGCGATCCGCGCTGCCGAGGAACGCACCCGCAGCACCGACTTCACCTATTCGCTCGGCTTCTCGGTGCGCAGCGACGGCAGCGTCACCGGCGTGGTGTGGGACGGCGTGGGCTTCCGCGCCGGCCTGGCGGCCAACACCACCATCGTCGCCGTCAACAACCGCGTGTACAAGGGCGACGTGCTGAAGGCGGCGGTGCGCGCGAACAAGGATGGCAAGGCGCCGATCGAACTGCTGGTACGCAAGGGGAACAACCTGCGCACCATCACGCTCGACTACCGCGATGGCTTGCGTTATCCGAAGCTCGAGCGTATTGCGGGCACGAAGGACAGGCTCGACGCGTTGTTCAAGGCGGTCAAATAA
- a CDS encoding DUF2938 domain-containing protein produces the protein MRNEIIAIVLIGCGATALLDAWLALLRRLGVPTLGMALLGRWIGHLLRGRLRHAAIGKARPVRHETAFGWIAHYAIGIGFAAVLVALAGIDWLRDPQLAPALAFGLVTVAAPLFVMQPAMGAGFAASRTPTPLRNCLRSVANHILFGFALYLCARLVAGMAG, from the coding sequence ATGCGAAACGAGATCATCGCGATCGTGCTCATCGGCTGCGGCGCTACCGCGCTGCTCGATGCCTGGCTTGCGCTGCTGCGGCGCCTGGGCGTGCCGACGCTCGGCATGGCGCTGCTGGGCCGCTGGATCGGCCATCTGCTGCGCGGCCGGCTGCGTCACGCCGCGATCGGCAAGGCGCGTCCGGTGCGCCACGAAACGGCGTTCGGCTGGATCGCGCACTACGCGATCGGCATCGGCTTCGCCGCCGTGCTGGTGGCGCTGGCCGGCATCGACTGGCTGCGCGACCCGCAACTGGCGCCGGCGCTGGCCTTCGGCCTGGTCACGGTAGCGGCGCCGCTGTTCGTGATGCAGCCGGCCATGGGCGCCGGCTTCGCCGCCTCCCGCACCCCGACGCCGCTGCGCAACTGCCTGCGCAGCGTGGCCAACCACATCCTGTTCGGCTTTGCGCTCTATCTGTGCGCCAGGCTTGTCGCCGGCATGGCCGGATAA
- a CDS encoding branched-chain amino acid ABC transporter substrate-binding protein, with amino-acid sequence MNKKMLAVAVMSTAAGVAPAQEVVRIAHVAGLTGPVAYFGKDTENGARMAIEALNARGVTIGGKKVTFQLVAEDDAADPKQATTVAQKLVDAKVNGVIGHQTSGTTIPASKIYHTAGIPQISHSSTSPKYTQQGFNTAFRVIANDVQLGQALGRYATGTMKAKRVAVVDDRTAYGQGLATEFSRSLQKQGGSVVAREFTNDKATDFSAIVTRIRATRPDLVFFGGMNATAGPMLRQMKQLGMNVRMMGGDGICSDEIHKLSGGTMGDGQVVCAEAGGVQGDAKAGMDRFRADYRKRFGIDVQINAPYAYDATMAMAEAMVKARSAAPAKYLPVLARIEYKGVTGPIAFDARGDIRDGTITLYTFKGGKRSLLTVTK; translated from the coding sequence ATGAACAAGAAGATGTTGGCTGTGGCCGTGATGTCGACGGCCGCAGGCGTGGCGCCTGCCCAGGAAGTGGTCAGGATCGCCCACGTGGCCGGATTGACCGGCCCGGTGGCGTATTTTGGCAAGGACACCGAGAACGGCGCGCGCATGGCGATCGAGGCGCTCAATGCGCGCGGCGTGACGATCGGCGGCAAGAAGGTCACCTTCCAGCTGGTGGCCGAGGACGACGCGGCCGATCCGAAGCAGGCCACCACCGTGGCGCAGAAGCTGGTCGACGCGAAAGTGAATGGCGTGATCGGCCACCAGACCTCGGGCACCACGATCCCGGCTTCCAAGATCTATCACACCGCGGGCATCCCGCAGATCTCGCACTCGAGCACCAGCCCGAAATACACCCAGCAAGGCTTCAACACGGCGTTTCGCGTGATCGCCAACGACGTGCAGCTGGGCCAGGCGCTGGGCCGCTACGCGACCGGCACGATGAAGGCGAAGCGGGTGGCGGTGGTGGACGATCGCACCGCCTATGGCCAGGGCCTGGCGACCGAGTTCTCGCGCAGCCTGCAGAAGCAGGGCGGCAGCGTGGTCGCGCGCGAGTTCACCAACGACAAGGCGACCGACTTTTCCGCCATCGTTACCCGCATCCGCGCCACCAGGCCCGACCTGGTGTTCTTCGGCGGGATGAACGCGACCGCCGGCCCGATGCTGCGCCAGATGAAGCAGCTGGGCATGAACGTGCGCATGATGGGCGGCGACGGCATCTGCTCGGACGAGATCCATAAACTGTCGGGCGGCACCATGGGCGATGGCCAGGTGGTGTGCGCGGAGGCGGGCGGCGTGCAGGGCGACGCCAAGGCCGGCATGGACAGGTTCCGCGCCGACTACAGGAAGCGCTTTGGCATCGACGTCCAGATCAATGCGCCGTATGCCTACGATGCGACGATGGCCATGGCCGAGGCGATGGTGAAGGCCAGATCGGCCGCGCCGGCCAAGTACCTTCCGGTGCTGGCCAGGATCGAGTACAAGGGTGTGACCGGGCCGATCGCGTTCGATGCGCGCGGCGATATTCGTGATGGCACGATCACGCTGTATACCTTCAAGGGCGGCAAGCGTTCGCTGCTGACCGTCACGAAATAA
- the tyrS gene encoding tyrosine--tRNA ligase: MTHTSDLLDLLQERGFIHQCTDAAGLRHAMATPVTAYLGFDATADSLHVGHLQGLMLMRWLQRAGHRPMLLIGGATTRIGDPSFRDTSRPLLDAAAIDANIAGIRSAFTRYLGPGVAVVDNAEWLDGLGYLDFLGQVGRHFSVNRMLTFDAIRSRLEHSLSFLEFGYTLLQAYDFVELARRHGCTLQIGGADQWANIINGIDLGRRSAAVDLYGLTMPLLATSDGKKMGKSLDGAVWLNADRLSPYGFWQFWRNVDDRDVERFLALFTELPMDEVRRLGALRGAELNEAKTVLANEATRLAHGQDALDAAQRAAAAAFGGADRGDMPTHAIDAARRSAGVTLAELAVQAGLAASRGAARRLAAGGGLRLDGVTAMDADVPLAGDRAEWVLSAGRKQHVRIVVAAEEQNIV; this comes from the coding sequence ATGACCCACACTTCCGATTTGCTCGATCTGCTGCAAGAACGCGGCTTCATCCACCAGTGCACCGACGCGGCCGGCCTGCGCCATGCCATGGCCACGCCGGTCACCGCCTACCTCGGCTTCGACGCTACCGCCGACAGCCTTCACGTCGGCCACCTGCAGGGCCTGATGCTGATGCGCTGGCTGCAGCGCGCCGGCCATCGCCCCATGCTGCTGATCGGCGGCGCCACTACCCGCATCGGCGACCCGAGCTTTCGCGACACCTCGCGGCCGCTGCTCGATGCCGCCGCCATCGACGCCAATATCGCCGGCATCCGCAGCGCCTTCACGCGCTACCTTGGCCCTGGCGTCGCCGTGGTCGACAACGCCGAATGGCTCGATGGGCTGGGCTACCTGGACTTCCTGGGCCAGGTCGGGCGCCACTTCAGCGTCAACCGCATGCTGACGTTCGACGCGATCCGCTCGCGCCTGGAGCACTCGCTGTCCTTCCTCGAATTCGGCTACACCCTGCTGCAAGCCTACGACTTCGTCGAGCTGGCGCGCCGCCATGGCTGCACCCTGCAGATCGGCGGCGCCGACCAGTGGGCCAATATCATCAACGGCATCGATCTCGGGCGGCGTTCCGCCGCGGTGGACCTGTACGGCCTGACGATGCCGCTGCTGGCCACCAGCGACGGCAAGAAGATGGGCAAGTCGCTTGATGGCGCGGTGTGGCTGAATGCCGATCGCCTGTCGCCTTATGGCTTCTGGCAGTTCTGGCGCAATGTCGACGACCGCGATGTCGAACGCTTCCTGGCGCTGTTCACCGAACTGCCGATGGACGAGGTGCGGCGTCTCGGCGCGCTGCGGGGCGCGGAGCTCAACGAAGCCAAGACCGTGCTGGCCAACGAGGCGACGCGGCTGGCGCACGGGCAGGACGCGCTCGATGCGGCGCAGCGCGCGGCAGCGGCGGCCTTCGGCGGCGCGGACCGCGGCGACATGCCGACCCATGCGATCGATGCGGCGCGCCGCAGTGCCGGCGTGACGCTGGCCGAGCTGGCGGTGCAGGCCGGCCTGGCGGCATCGCGCGGCGCGGCGCGGCGCCTGGCCGCGGGCGGCGGCCTGCGGCTGGACGGGGTGACGGCGATGGATGCCGACGTGCCGCTGGCAGGCGACCGTGCCGAATGGGTATTGTCGGCGGGCCGCAAGCAGCACGTGCGCATCGTGGTCGCGGCCGAGGAACAGAACATCGTCTAG
- a CDS encoding alpha/beta hydrolase family protein, with product MAGEAVHFRGADGQMLAARLDAPEGLVKAYALFAHCFSCGKDVFAAARIAQGLTRHGIAVLRFDFTGIGASEGEFANTNFSSNLSDLVAASDFLRSEYAAPQLLVGHSLGGAAVLAAAASMPEVRAVATIAAPSDPHHVTGMFREHLETLATHGVAHVQLAGRPFTIKRQFLEDVAEQRLEQKIRDLGRALLVMHSPQDDTVAVANALQIFQAARHPKSYVSLDDADHLLRRRHDAVYIADVIAAWASRYLDLAHAGP from the coding sequence ATGGCAGGCGAAGCAGTCCACTTCAGGGGCGCCGATGGCCAGATGCTGGCCGCGCGCCTCGACGCACCCGAGGGCCTGGTCAAGGCCTACGCCCTGTTCGCCCACTGCTTCAGCTGCGGCAAGGACGTCTTCGCCGCGGCCCGCATCGCGCAGGGCCTGACGCGCCACGGCATCGCCGTGCTGCGCTTCGACTTCACCGGCATCGGCGCCAGCGAAGGCGAATTCGCCAACACGAATTTTTCGTCCAACCTGTCCGACCTGGTGGCGGCGAGCGACTTCCTGCGCAGCGAGTACGCGGCGCCGCAGCTGCTGGTCGGCCACAGCCTGGGCGGGGCGGCAGTCCTGGCCGCGGCGGCCAGCATGCCCGAGGTGCGCGCGGTCGCGACCATCGCCGCGCCCAGCGATCCGCACCACGTCACCGGCATGTTCCGCGAACACCTGGAGACCCTCGCCACGCACGGCGTCGCCCACGTCCAGCTGGCCGGCCGCCCGTTCACGATCAAGCGCCAGTTCCTGGAAGACGTCGCCGAACAGCGCCTCGAGCAAAAAATCCGCGACCTGGGCCGCGCGCTGCTGGTCATGCATTCGCCGCAGGACGACACCGTGGCCGTGGCCAACGCGCTGCAGATCTTCCAGGCCGCGCGCCATCCAAAAAGCTACGTCTCGCTCGACGACGCCGACCACCTGCTGCGGCGCCGCCACGACGCCGTCTACATCGCCGACGTGATCGCCGCCTGGGCCTCGCGCTATCTCGACCTGGCGCACGCCGGGCCATAA
- a CDS encoding ATP-binding protein: protein MKMTHSLRGRLLWFLLAAITLAAVAQATIAYRTALHDADQIFDYHMQQMALSLRSGTPLSNDEARARMEAESSASGNDDMVVQMWSPDGAQMFHSVSRARLPQRAVLGFSNVRANGTTYRVFSIQTSNQTVQVAQDLAVRRNMAGNLALRTLGPVAVMMPILMLVVWWVVSGSLQPVARVRSQVASRQADDLSPVSDTGLPDEVRPLVQELNLLFGRVKTAFDAQQHFVADAAHELRTPLAALRLQAQSLDRADTPEARRTAVGRLTAGIDRATRLVEQLLVLARQEATAAEGAVSRPVDLADLARRTVADLAGVAAAKGVDLGVQQADPATVDGQPDALQILLRNLVDNAVKYTPGGGTVDISVQHEAGNIVVQVEDSGPGIPPEERERVFDRFYRVAGSEAAGSGLGLAIIKAIAERHGATLALDASQRLGGLKAVVTFNSPSR, encoded by the coding sequence ATGAAAATGACGCACTCGCTGCGCGGGCGCCTGCTCTGGTTCCTGCTCGCGGCGATCACCCTGGCGGCGGTGGCGCAGGCGACGATCGCCTACCGCACCGCGCTGCACGACGCCGACCAGATCTTCGACTACCACATGCAGCAGATGGCGCTGTCGCTGCGTTCCGGCACGCCGCTGTCGAACGACGAGGCGCGCGCCCGCATGGAAGCCGAGAGCAGCGCCAGCGGCAACGACGATATGGTGGTGCAGATGTGGTCGCCCGACGGCGCCCAGATGTTCCACAGCGTCTCGCGCGCGCGCCTGCCGCAGCGCGCGGTGCTGGGCTTTTCCAATGTGCGCGCCAACGGCACCACCTACCGCGTGTTCTCGATCCAGACCTCGAACCAGACCGTGCAGGTCGCGCAAGACCTGGCCGTGCGCCGCAATATGGCGGGTAATCTCGCCTTGCGCACGCTGGGCCCGGTCGCGGTCATGATGCCGATCCTGATGCTGGTGGTGTGGTGGGTCGTGAGCGGCTCGCTGCAGCCGGTGGCGCGGGTGCGTTCGCAGGTGGCATCGCGCCAGGCCGACGACCTGTCGCCGGTGTCGGATACCGGCTTGCCCGACGAGGTGCGGCCGCTGGTGCAGGAGCTGAACCTGCTGTTCGGCCGCGTGAAAACCGCCTTCGACGCGCAGCAGCATTTCGTGGCCGACGCCGCGCACGAGCTTCGCACGCCGCTGGCCGCGCTGCGCCTGCAGGCGCAGAGCCTGGACCGCGCCGACACGCCGGAAGCGCGCCGCACGGCGGTAGGGCGCCTGACCGCCGGCATCGACCGCGCCACCCGCCTGGTCGAGCAATTGCTGGTGCTGGCGCGGCAAGAGGCGACGGCGGCCGAGGGCGCGGTATCGCGCCCGGTCGACCTGGCGGATCTCGCGCGCCGCACCGTGGCCGACCTGGCCGGCGTGGCCGCCGCCAAGGGCGTCGACCTGGGCGTGCAGCAGGCCGACCCGGCCACGGTCGATGGCCAGCCCGACGCGCTGCAGATCCTGCTGCGCAACCTGGTCGACAACGCGGTCAAGTACACGCCTGGCGGCGGCACGGTCGACATCTCGGTGCAGCACGAGGCAGGCAATATCGTGGTGCAGGTCGAGGACAGCGGGCCGGGCATCCCGCCTGAAGAACGCGAACGCGTGTTCGACCGCTTCTACCGCGTGGCCGGCAGCGAGGCCGCCGGCAGCGGCCTGGGACTGGCCATCATCAAGGCGATCGCCGAGCGCCACGGCGCGACCCTGGCGCTGGACGCTTCGCAGCGCCTTGGCGGATTGAAGGCGGTCGTCACGTTTAACTCGCCCTCGCGGTAG
- a CDS encoding Do family serine endopeptidase: MSNQSAVTAITAKRLMLALGAAGVIGGAVGAIAVNHNNAVAESAPAVAAAPVQAPAPAPAPAAAVGAPAATVALPDFTRIAAQQGKAVVNIRVVGGTKAANRGGLPNLDPSHPFYEFFRQFQDPRYAERGREAPVFGAGSGFIVSPDGVILTNAHVVQGADEVTVKLQDRREFRAKVLGSDPRTDVAVLKIDAKGLPVAPIGKSQSLLVGEWVLAIGSPFGLESTVTAGVVSATGRSISDNNVPFIQTDVAVNPGNSGGPLFNTRGEVVGINSQIYSMTGGYQGLSFSIPIDLAVRIKDQIVATGKVQHAKLGVSVQEVDQAFADSFKLDTVEGALVFNVERGGPAERAGLKSGDVIRAANGKPIVSSIDLPAMMTLSKPGDKVALDVWREGKLLRVDATLGNAADRPRRGQEPQLAEAVDNSAKLGLTLRPLESVERRRSGIANGLVIEDASGAAMVAGIEPGDVLISVNGRPVSSVEQVRDMVSKASKSVALLIQRGSDKIFIPVRIG; this comes from the coding sequence ATGTCGAACCAAAGTGCCGTTACTGCCATCACTGCCAAACGCCTCATGCTGGCCCTGGGTGCCGCAGGCGTCATCGGTGGCGCGGTCGGTGCCATCGCTGTCAATCACAATAATGCCGTGGCCGAAAGCGCGCCTGCCGTTGCAGCCGCTCCGGTCCAGGCTCCTGCACCGGCGCCAGCGCCGGCCGCCGCCGTGGGCGCCCCGGCGGCCACCGTGGCCCTGCCAGACTTTACCCGCATCGCCGCCCAGCAGGGTAAGGCGGTGGTCAATATCCGTGTCGTCGGCGGCACCAAGGCCGCGAATCGCGGCGGCTTGCCGAACCTCGACCCGAGCCACCCCTTCTACGAATTTTTCCGACAGTTTCAGGATCCGCGCTATGCCGAGCGCGGTCGTGAAGCTCCCGTTTTCGGCGCCGGATCGGGCTTCATCGTAAGCCCGGACGGCGTCATCCTTACCAACGCCCACGTCGTGCAAGGCGCCGACGAGGTCACCGTCAAGCTGCAGGACCGCCGCGAATTCCGCGCCAAGGTCCTGGGCTCCGACCCGCGCACCGACGTGGCCGTGCTCAAGATCGACGCCAAGGGCCTGCCCGTGGCGCCGATCGGCAAATCGCAATCGCTGCTGGTGGGCGAGTGGGTGCTGGCCATCGGTTCGCCGTTCGGTCTCGAAAGCACCGTCACCGCCGGCGTGGTCAGCGCCACCGGCCGCTCGATTTCGGATAACAACGTGCCGTTCATCCAGACCGACGTCGCGGTCAACCCCGGCAACTCGGGCGGCCCGCTGTTCAATACCCGCGGCGAGGTGGTCGGCATCAACTCGCAGATCTACAGCATGACCGGCGGCTACCAGGGCCTGTCATTCTCGATCCCGATCGACCTCGCGGTGCGCATCAAGGACCAGATCGTCGCCACCGGCAAGGTGCAGCACGCCAAGCTGGGCGTGAGCGTGCAAGAGGTCGACCAGGCCTTTGCCGATTCGTTCAAGCTCGACACCGTCGAGGGCGCCCTGGTGTTCAACGTCGAACGCGGCGGCCCGGCCGAGCGCGCCGGCCTGAAGTCGGGCGACGTGATCCGCGCCGCCAACGGCAAGCCCATCGTTTCGTCGATCGACCTGCCGGCCATGATGACCCTGTCCAAGCCGGGCGACAAGGTGGCGCTCGATGTCTGGCGCGAAGGTAAACTGCTGCGTGTCGATGCCACCCTGGGCAATGCGGCCGACCGGCCGCGCCGCGGCCAGGAGCCGCAACTCGCCGAGGCGGTCGACAACAGCGCCAAGCTGGGCCTGACCCTGCGTCCGCTGGAGTCGGTCGAGCGCCGCCGCAGCGGCATCGCCAACGGCCTGGTGATCGAGGACGCGTCCGGCGCCGCGATGGTCGCCGGCATCGAGCCGGGCGACGTGCTCATCTCGGTCAACGGCCGTCCGGTGAGCTCGGTCGAGCAGGTGCGCGACATGGTGTCCAAGGCCAGCAAGTCGGTGGCCTTGCTGATCCAGCGCGGTAGTGACAAAATCTTCATTCCGGTGCGGATCGGGTAA